DNA from Streptomyces rishiriensis:
GGCGTGCCGTCCCGCCGTCCCGGCTCACCCGACCGGCCCGACTCGCCGGGGACATCGCCCGGAGATACCTTGGTGACCGGGCCGGACGGCCCCTTCCCCGGCGGGTCCGGCGCATGCTCCGAGGACGGTGGCCGGCATGACCGAGACGCAGCACTACGACGTCATCATCATCGGGACGGGTGCGGGCGGTGGCACCCTCGCCCATCGGCTGGCCCCCACCGGCAAACGGGTTCTCCTTCTCGAACGCGGGGGCTATCTGCCCCGCGAACGGGACAACTGGGACTCCACCGCGGTCTTCGTCAAGGGGAAGTACCGTGCCCCGGAGTTCTGGTACGACAAGGACGGGAGACAGTTCCCGCCCGAGGTCAACTACTACGTGGGAGGCAACACCAAGTTCTACGGCGCCGCGCTCTTCCGGCTGCGCCCCGAGGACTTCGGTGAACTCCGCCACCACGACGGCCTGTCCCCCGCCTGGCCACTGAGCTACGAGGAACTCGAGCCCTACTACACGCAGGCCGAACATCTCTACCTCGTCCACGGCCGGCACGGCGAGGACCCCACCGAGGGACCCGCCGGCGCCCAGTACGCTTACCCGCCGGTCCGGCACGAGCCGCGCATCCAGCGCCTCAGCGACGACCTGGAGAAGCAGGGGCTGCATCCCTTCCACCTCCCGATCGGGGTGAACCTCACCCAGGACGACGGGGGCCGGGCCACCCGCGACAGCGCCTGTATCCGCTGCGACCGGGTCGACGGATTCCCCTGCCTGGTCGGCGCGAAGTCCGACGCACAGGTCATCTGCGTCGACCCGGCCCTCGAACACCCCAACGTCGAGATGGTCACCCATGCGCAGGTGCGGCGGCTGGAAACGGACGCGACCGGCCGCAGCGTCACCTCGGTCGTCGCCAGAGTCGGAGAGCCGGGAGACCCGGACGCCTCCACCGTGGAGTTCCGCGGCGACATCGTGGTGGTCGCCTGCGGTGCCGTCAACTCGGCGGCGCTGCTGCTGCGTTCGGCCGACGACCGGCATCCGCGGGGACTGGCCAACAGCTCGGACGTGGTGGGCCGGCACTACATGCGGCACAACAACCTGGCCCTGATGGCCGTTTCCAGGGAACCGAACGACACCAGGTTCCAGAAGACCCTGGCGCTGCACGACTGGTACCTGGGATCCGACGACTGGGACTATCCCCTCGGGGGCATCCAGATGCTCGGCAAGTCCGACTCCGAGCAGATCCACGGCGAAGCGCCCCGCTGGGCCGGGGCGGTGGCCCCCGACATGCCCTTCGAGGTGCTCGCCCACCACGCGGTCGACTTCTGGCTGTGCGGAGAGGATCTGCCCGCCGCCGGAAACCGCGTCACCCTCGACCGGGACGGCGGCATCCACCTGGCCCTCGACGAGAAGAACAACACCGCCGGACTGGACCGCCTGCGCCACAGACTCCAGGGCATGCTCGGTCACCTGGGCATGGACGAACACCATCTCCTGTCGCACAGCCTCTATCTGCACAAGGGCATGCCCATCGGCGCCACCGCGCACCAGGCGGGCACGGTCCGCTTCGGCGACGACCCCGCCGGTTCCGCTCTCGACGTCCACTGCAAGGCCCACGACCTGGACAACCTCTACGTCGTCGATACGAGCTTCTTCCCGAGCATCGGGGCGGTCAACCCCTCGTTGACGGTCATCGCCAACGCCCTGCGCGTCGGCGACCACCTCGCGGAGCGGTTGGCCTGACGCACGCCGGGCCGGCCCGTCCGACGGCCACCGGTGAAGGCCCGCCGGGACTTCACGCGGACCTCGCAGCGGGTCTCACGGGAACACGTGCACCACCTCGATCAAGCCCACGACATGGGCGTTGAACTCGTCCAACTCCTCGGCGGGTACCCATAGTTCCAGGATCGTCCGGCCGCCGGCCTGCCGTACCGGATACCTGCTCAGGAACGCGGAGTCGACCTGGAACCGGGTGACATAGCCGGCGCCGTCGTGCTTGACGTTCCAGTCCCGCGCGATCCTGATGGCGTAGTCCTCGTCGAGGACCGGGTAGAAGATCGGCTGCTCGGGCAGCCGGGGCGGCCAGGCCCGCCAGCCGAGCTCGCGCACCAGTTCCAGCTCTCTGGGCCCGGTGGGACGCCAGAGGGTCGTGGTGGCTCGGGGGTGCCGGCTGGTCATGGAACCGCTCTCCGGGTGTGGGCGACCGCCGGTGCGGTCGGTCGCGGGCCCCGACGGTATCGGCCGGTCCGTCCCGGCCGCCACGGACTTTCGGGCCCCCGTCGGCACCGCCGCGCCGACGTCCGTCACGGCTGCCGCCGCGTGGGGCGCGCGACGACCTCGGTGAGATAGCAGCGCAGCATCGCCTTCGCCTCGTCGAGGAGGTCCGTGTCACCACCCGGGTCGCGACGGAAGGCCTCCTGGGCGAGGGCGTCGGCGGCGAGGATCGCGGCGTGGCAGGCCCGCGAGAGCGTCTCGTCGTCGGGGGCGACTCCCAGCGCGAGCAGCACCCGGCGGACCCCGTCGGCCATCCGCCGCTTGTGCTCACGGTCCGCGGCCCGCGTCCGCTCGGTCAGTCCGCTGCCGAACCACAGGGCGCGGAAACCGTGTTCGGTGCGGTAGACGTGGGCGAACGTGTCGATGAGCACGCCCACGGGATCGTCCCACGGCTCACGCGCCGCGGTGCGGACCAGATCGTCCATGACCTCTTCGAGGCGGGCGAAGTAGCCCGCGGCGAGGGCGTCGATGATCGCGTCACGGTCGGGGAGGTACTGGTACAGCGAGCCGACCGACACCTTCGCCTCGGCCGCCACCCGCGTCGTGGTGAGCGCCTCGACGCCGTCGCCGACCAGGATGCGCTCGGCGGCCTCCAGCATCAGGGCCAGCCGCGCCCTGCTGCGCGCCTGCCGCGGCGTGCGGCGCAGGGGAGTGCCGCCGTCGGGACCCGTGGTCGCCTGGACCAAGGAACTGCCTCCTAACATGAACGTGACTTTGTTTCAGGTTTACGCTACCTTCGCGCCCATGACCGCCTCAAGCTCGGCGCTGAGTCAGGAACGGGCCGCCGTCGCGGACGCCTGCCGGCGTCTGGGGGCCGAAGGCCTCCTCATCGGCACGGCCGGCAACGTGAGCGTACGCGTCGGGGACCGGGTCGCGATCACCGCGACCGGAGCGGTCCTCGCCGAACTCACCCCGGACCAGGTGACCGTGGTCGACCTCGACGGCGAGATCGTGGCCGGAAGCCTGCGCCCGACCTCGGAGCTGGAGCTGCACCTCGGGGTCTACCGCCGCTACGGAACCGGCGCCGTCGTCCACACGCACGCTCCGATGGCCACCGCGGTCTCCTGCGTGCTCGACGAACTGCCGTGCATCCACTATCAGTTGCTCGCGCTCGGCGGCACGGTGCGAGTCGCGCCCCACGCCACCTTCGGCACCCCCGAACTCGCCGAGTCCGTACTCACCGCGCTCGACGGCCGCAGTGCCGCCCTGCTCGCGAACCACGGCGCGGTCACCCATGGGACGACCCTCGACAAGGCCGTCGAGAACGCCCTGCTCCTCGAATGGGCCTGCGGCGTCTACCAGCGCGCGGCCGCCATGGGCCGGCCCCGCTTCCTCGACGAACAGCAGCAACTCGCGGTGATCGAGGCCGCGATCGCCCGCGACTACGGCACCACCCACCCCGCAGCACCCGCGCAGGAACAGAGCCGATGAAGCCGGCGAGGCAGGCCCGGCCGACGAAGGGGGAAAGCCGATGAAGGTCTTCACCATGGGCGTGCACGTCCTGGACGTACTGGTGCGGCCGGTGCGGGAGATACCCGAGGGCCAGGGCGCGACCCTGGTCGACGACATCCGGATGACCGCCGCCGGGACCGCCGGCGGCACCGCGCTCACCCTCGCCAAACTGGGCGCGCGGGTGCGCGGTGCCGGCGCCATCGGCTCGGACCCGACCGGCGATCTGCTGGTGCGGTTGCTGGACCGGGCCGGCGTCGACACCGAGCATCTCGTCCGCCGCACGGACACCGCCACCTCGGCGAGCGTGCTGCCGATCCGGCCCAACGGCGACCGTCCCTCGCTGCACCTGCTCGGCGCCAACATCACCTACGGCCTCGACGACGTCCCCTGGGACGCCCTCGCCGAGGCCGACCATCTGCACCTGGGCGGACCGGAGTTGATCGGCGTCGAGGTCGCCACGCGCATCCTGTCGTTCGCCAGGGAACACGGCGTCGTCACCTCCGTGGACCTGCTCGCCCCCGGTGTCCTCGGCAGTTTCGAGCAGATCGAGGCGGCGCTGCCCCACATCGACCATCTGCTGCCCAACGAGGACCAGGTCCTCGGCTTCACCGGCGAGAGCGACCTGCTGACGGGTGCGCGCAAGCTCCTGGCCGCCGGTGCGGGCGTCGTCGCCGTCACGCGCGGCGGCGACGGCGCGCTCGTGGTGACCGCGGACGGCGCGGAACCGGTGCCCGCCTTCGTGGTCGACGTGGTCGACACCACCGGCTGCGGCGACGCCTTCTCGGCCGGCTATCTGCGGGGCGTGAGCCTGGGCCGTACGCCGAGCGACGCCGCCGTGCTCGGCAGCGCCGCCGCCGCCCTCGTGGCGCAGGGGCTCGGCAGCGACCACGGCGACTTCGACCTCGCGGCCGCCGACGCCTTCGCCGCGACCGCCAAGTCCCGCACCTGAGCGCAGGCCCGGGGGACCGGCGCGGCGCAGTCGTGCGAGCCGCGCCCGGGCTTCCGACCGGGCGGCCCCGCCCGCACCATGTTCGCCGGGGCCCCAGGG
Protein-coding regions in this window:
- a CDS encoding GMC oxidoreductase, whose product is MTETQHYDVIIIGTGAGGGTLAHRLAPTGKRVLLLERGGYLPRERDNWDSTAVFVKGKYRAPEFWYDKDGRQFPPEVNYYVGGNTKFYGAALFRLRPEDFGELRHHDGLSPAWPLSYEELEPYYTQAEHLYLVHGRHGEDPTEGPAGAQYAYPPVRHEPRIQRLSDDLEKQGLHPFHLPIGVNLTQDDGGRATRDSACIRCDRVDGFPCLVGAKSDAQVICVDPALEHPNVEMVTHAQVRRLETDATGRSVTSVVARVGEPGDPDASTVEFRGDIVVVACGAVNSAALLLRSADDRHPRGLANSSDVVGRHYMRHNNLALMAVSREPNDTRFQKTLALHDWYLGSDDWDYPLGGIQMLGKSDSEQIHGEAPRWAGAVAPDMPFEVLAHHAVDFWLCGEDLPAAGNRVTLDRDGGIHLALDEKNNTAGLDRLRHRLQGMLGHLGMDEHHLLSHSLYLHKGMPIGATAHQAGTVRFGDDPAGSALDVHCKAHDLDNLYVVDTSFFPSIGAVNPSLTVIANALRVGDHLAERLA
- a CDS encoding TetR/AcrR family transcriptional regulator, whose translation is MVQATTGPDGGTPLRRTPRQARSRARLALMLEAAERILVGDGVEALTTTRVAAEAKVSVGSLYQYLPDRDAIIDALAAGYFARLEEVMDDLVRTAAREPWDDPVGVLIDTFAHVYRTEHGFRALWFGSGLTERTRAADREHKRRMADGVRRVLLALGVAPDDETLSRACHAAILAADALAQEAFRRDPGGDTDLLDEAKAMLRCYLTEVVARPTRRQP
- a CDS encoding class II aldolase/adducin family protein encodes the protein MTASSSALSQERAAVADACRRLGAEGLLIGTAGNVSVRVGDRVAITATGAVLAELTPDQVTVVDLDGEIVAGSLRPTSELELHLGVYRRYGTGAVVHTHAPMATAVSCVLDELPCIHYQLLALGGTVRVAPHATFGTPELAESVLTALDGRSAALLANHGAVTHGTTLDKAVENALLLEWACGVYQRAAAMGRPRFLDEQQQLAVIEAAIARDYGTTHPAAPAQEQSR
- a CDS encoding carbohydrate kinase family protein, with protein sequence MKVFTMGVHVLDVLVRPVREIPEGQGATLVDDIRMTAAGTAGGTALTLAKLGARVRGAGAIGSDPTGDLLVRLLDRAGVDTEHLVRRTDTATSASVLPIRPNGDRPSLHLLGANITYGLDDVPWDALAEADHLHLGGPELIGVEVATRILSFAREHGVVTSVDLLAPGVLGSFEQIEAALPHIDHLLPNEDQVLGFTGESDLLTGARKLLAAGAGVVAVTRGGDGALVVTADGAEPVPAFVVDVVDTTGCGDAFSAGYLRGVSLGRTPSDAAVLGSAAAALVAQGLGSDHGDFDLAAADAFAATAKSRT